One region of Anaeromyxobacter paludicola genomic DNA includes:
- a CDS encoding response regulator gives MLDVSAALLREGVLTKDALTRAEAAARDGDVCAAALSLGLASEARLLHAVCKLRGVPGIDLSRSAVPARSLDGLSLPWCRERRLLPIAVGKGELVLAMADPDDVQAADEVRYVTGKKVLCYLALASTALDRLAALGTARDTGLPAVRGDHAPELPDPAAAWVEVVHPSDRTPEDAAAGRVELVPLTDSSFASPFERGTGAAAVPARRAAGAVAAPSARPAPPVAAAAPRPAAASAGLPPAAPARPEEQVGLGKLVLVADDDPDVRKLMSRIAQSLGCQVIEAGDGKAALELTRAERPDVVLLDAMMPQLHGFEVCRAIKGDPALRATRVVLCSAVYRGTVGADAKVAFGADDYVEKPFRLEVMLRALKVALVGTARAESAEERAAREESARLWRAGAAACAQGRLDEGVALCRLATEKDPLSAEAHFYLGHALARRESWFEAAAAYERAAELRPDVDAAHQHLAQIYERLGFQKSARQEWQRAIESCRDDKKKKAMQARLIQLIGMA, from the coding sequence ATGCTGGACGTCTCCGCCGCCCTCCTGCGCGAAGGGGTGCTCACGAAGGACGCGCTCACGCGCGCCGAGGCGGCCGCCCGCGACGGCGACGTCTGCGCGGCGGCCCTGTCGCTCGGGCTCGCGAGCGAGGCGCGGCTGCTGCACGCCGTCTGCAAGCTGCGCGGGGTCCCCGGGATCGACCTCTCCCGCAGCGCCGTGCCGGCGCGGAGCCTCGACGGGCTCTCGCTCCCCTGGTGCCGCGAGCGGCGCCTCCTCCCCATCGCGGTGGGGAAGGGCGAGCTGGTGCTCGCGATGGCCGACCCGGACGACGTGCAGGCCGCCGACGAGGTCCGGTACGTCACCGGCAAGAAGGTGCTCTGCTACCTCGCGCTCGCGTCGACTGCGCTCGATCGGCTCGCCGCGCTCGGCACCGCCCGCGACACCGGGCTCCCGGCCGTCCGCGGCGACCACGCCCCCGAGCTGCCCGACCCGGCCGCCGCCTGGGTCGAGGTGGTGCACCCGAGCGACCGCACGCCCGAGGACGCCGCCGCCGGCCGGGTGGAGCTCGTCCCGCTCACCGACTCGAGCTTCGCCTCCCCCTTCGAGCGCGGCACCGGCGCCGCCGCGGTCCCGGCCCGTCGCGCCGCCGGCGCCGTGGCGGCCCCGTCCGCCCGCCCGGCCCCGCCCGTCGCCGCGGCCGCTCCGCGCCCTGCGGCGGCCTCCGCCGGCCTCCCCCCGGCCGCGCCGGCGCGGCCCGAGGAGCAGGTCGGCCTGGGCAAGCTCGTGCTGGTCGCCGACGACGATCCCGACGTCCGCAAGCTCATGTCGCGCATCGCCCAGAGCCTCGGCTGTCAGGTGATCGAGGCGGGCGACGGCAAGGCCGCCCTCGAGCTCACCCGCGCCGAGCGCCCCGACGTGGTCCTGCTCGACGCCATGATGCCGCAGCTGCACGGGTTCGAGGTCTGCCGCGCCATCAAGGGCGACCCCGCCCTGCGCGCCACCCGCGTCGTCCTCTGCTCCGCCGTCTACCGCGGCACCGTCGGCGCCGACGCCAAGGTCGCCTTCGGCGCCGACGACTACGTCGAGAAGCCGTTCCGGCTGGAGGTGATGCTCCGCGCGCTGAAGGTGGCGCTCGTCGGCACCGCCCGCGCCGAGAGCGCCGAGGAGCGGGCCGCGCGCGAGGAGTCGGCCCGGCTCTGGCGCGCCGGCGCCGCGGCGTGCGCCCAGGGCCGGCTCGACGAGGGCGTCGCCCTCTGCCGGCTCGCCACCGAGAAGGACCCGCTCTCGGCCGAGGCCCACTTCTACCTCGGCCACGCGCTCGCGCGCCGCGAGAGCTGGTTCGAGGCCGCCGCCGCCTACGAGCGGGCCGCGGAGCTCCGCCCCGACGTGGACGCCGCCCACCAGCACCTGGCGCAGATCTACGAGCGGCTCGGCTTCCAGAAGTCGGCCCGCCAGGAGTGGCAGCGCGCCATCGAGTCCTGCCGCGACGACAAGAAGAAGAAGGCGATGCAGGCGCGGCTCATCCAGCTCATCGGGATGGCGTAG
- a CDS encoding acyl carrier protein — MSGREAAVAAEIRRLAREELKLEGEVGADEELAGQLDSMALLALVVAVEDRFLVVLTDDDAAGARTLTDLARLVVAKQVAAEGAR; from the coding sequence ATGAGCGGGCGCGAGGCCGCGGTCGCCGCGGAGATCCGCCGGCTCGCCCGCGAGGAGCTGAAGCTCGAGGGCGAGGTCGGCGCCGACGAGGAGCTCGCCGGGCAGCTCGACTCGATGGCGCTCCTCGCGCTGGTGGTCGCGGTGGAGGACCGCTTCCTCGTCGTCCTCACCGACGACGACGCGGCCGGCGCCCGGACGCTCACCGACCTGGCGCGGCTCGTGGTCGCGAAGCAGGTGGCCGCCGAGGGGGCGAGGTGA
- a CDS encoding S41 family peptidase: MLAVCLVLALAAAPGPAPGGAAPVDPTLSAVDRIVRRDFYAPELLVARGWDRLVDAARRRLAATPAERERILRELLEGLGASHTEYVPRSDVRYWELASVLAPVFPEVPDHCPDPAALPPFPLLRDEIGAVWLRVEGRWHLGGVFEGGPARRAGLLEGDELVSADGAPFDPISAFAGKSGRSVALEYRRRRGGPLAVARVVPGRRDPQAAFREALRDSARILERGGRRIAYVHVWSWAGDEMQEELRAAIARLNDRAPDAFVLDLRDGWGGAAPGYLGILDRRVPVLESVDRAGVRRRWDPQVRVPAALLVNGGTRSGKEVIAHAVKKHGLAVLVGERTAGAVLPGSPYCLPDGALLFLAVARLRVDGESLEGKGVEPDLVVPRSLPYAAGADPQLERALEHLAAGGAHPGAR, from the coding sequence ATGCTCGCGGTCTGCCTCGTGCTCGCGCTCGCCGCGGCGCCCGGCCCGGCGCCGGGAGGCGCGGCGCCGGTGGATCCGACGCTCTCGGCGGTGGACCGGATCGTCCGCCGGGACTTCTACGCGCCGGAGCTGCTCGTGGCGCGCGGCTGGGATCGGCTCGTGGACGCGGCGCGGCGCCGGCTGGCGGCGACGCCGGCGGAGCGAGAGCGGATCCTCCGCGAGCTGCTCGAGGGGCTCGGCGCGTCGCACACCGAGTACGTCCCGCGCTCCGACGTCAGGTACTGGGAGCTCGCCTCGGTGCTGGCGCCGGTCTTCCCGGAGGTGCCGGATCACTGCCCGGATCCCGCCGCCCTGCCGCCGTTCCCGCTGCTCCGGGACGAGATCGGCGCCGTCTGGCTGCGCGTCGAGGGGCGCTGGCACCTCGGCGGCGTCTTCGAGGGCGGCCCGGCGCGCCGGGCGGGGCTCCTGGAAGGAGACGAGCTCGTCTCCGCCGACGGCGCGCCCTTCGACCCCATCTCGGCCTTCGCCGGGAAGAGCGGCCGGAGCGTGGCGCTCGAGTACCGCCGCCGGAGGGGCGGGCCGCTCGCGGTGGCGCGGGTGGTGCCGGGCCGGCGGGATCCGCAGGCGGCCTTCCGGGAGGCGCTCCGGGACAGCGCCCGGATCCTGGAGCGGGGCGGCCGGCGCATCGCCTACGTCCACGTCTGGTCCTGGGCCGGGGACGAGATGCAGGAGGAGCTCCGCGCCGCGATCGCGCGCCTCAACGACCGCGCGCCCGACGCGTTCGTCCTCGACCTGCGCGACGGGTGGGGCGGGGCGGCTCCCGGGTACCTCGGCATCCTCGACCGCAGGGTCCCCGTGCTGGAGTCGGTGGACCGCGCCGGCGTCCGGCGCCGCTGGGATCCCCAGGTGCGGGTCCCCGCCGCGCTGCTCGTGAACGGCGGGACCCGGAGCGGCAAGGAGGTGATCGCCCACGCCGTCAAGAAGCACGGGCTCGCCGTGCTCGTCGGGGAGCGCACCGCCGGGGCCGTGCTGCCGGGGAGCCCCTACTGCCTGCCCGACGGCGCGCTCCTGTTCCTGGCCGTGGCGCGCCTCCGGGTGGACGGCGAGTCGCTCGAGGGGAAGGGCGTCGAGCCGGACCTCGTGGTCCCGCGGTCGCTCCCCTACGCCGCCGGCGCCGATCCCCAGCTCGAGCGGGCGCTGGAGCACCTCGCCGCGGGGGGCGCGCACCCGGGCGCGAGGTGA
- a CDS encoding AMP-binding protein: protein MRGPPAPPPRHATVNEALAAAARHPSGATFVDLREREERRSWREVRDRARAVAGGLVRLGVRRGDRVALVFRTEPDFLAAFFGALLAAAVPVPLYPPVRLGRLEEYLDATARMLQVSGARLLLASAPLRRLLGEVVARARPLLGCRGLDGLPAADPLELPAAPDELALVQFSSGSTVAPKPVALTHAALAAQSAALLALVRPTPADVLVSWLPLYHDMGLIGGLLSAVSYPGPAVLIPPEHFLARPALWPRAISRHRGTICAAPSFAFAYAEARVRDRELEGVDLSSWRVALDGAEPVSAEALRRFAARFARHGLDPRALRPVYGLSEAALAVTFSDGGWPPRTLRLDPLRLAREGVVAPGDREVASVGRPIPGAEVEVRGPDGAPLPERRLGRIFARGPSLMRGYLGDEAATARALAGGWLDTGDLGFACEGELYVHGRAKDVVIVRGANHAPEEFEACLAGLPGLRAGCAVAVGHAPDGGDGEELLILAELERADAPPRASPSPPGPAPSHEVPPPRRAGRAGEGPGARADLEATIRRALLERTGVSPHAVILLPPGALPRTSSGKLRRGEALRRHLAGELSPPAPVTPLALARAFSRSALAYARARLAPVRAAAPSHPGEPPA from the coding sequence GTGAGGGGCCCGCCCGCGCCGCCTCCCCGTCACGCGACCGTGAACGAGGCGCTGGCCGCGGCGGCGCGCCACCCCTCGGGCGCCACCTTCGTGGACCTGCGGGAGCGCGAGGAGCGGCGCTCCTGGCGCGAGGTGCGCGACCGGGCGCGCGCCGTCGCCGGGGGGCTCGTCCGGCTCGGGGTCCGGCGCGGCGACCGGGTGGCGCTCGTGTTCCGCACCGAGCCCGACTTCCTCGCCGCGTTCTTCGGCGCGCTCCTCGCCGCGGCGGTGCCGGTGCCGCTCTACCCGCCGGTGCGGCTGGGCCGGCTCGAGGAGTACCTCGACGCCACGGCGCGGATGCTTCAGGTCTCCGGGGCGCGCCTGCTCCTCGCCTCGGCGCCGCTCCGCCGGCTGCTCGGCGAGGTGGTGGCGCGGGCGCGGCCTCTGCTCGGCTGCCGCGGCCTCGACGGCCTGCCCGCGGCCGATCCGCTGGAGCTCCCGGCCGCGCCGGACGAGCTCGCGCTGGTGCAGTTCAGCTCCGGCTCGACGGTGGCCCCCAAGCCGGTGGCGCTCACCCACGCCGCGCTCGCGGCCCAGTCGGCGGCGCTGCTCGCGCTCGTCCGCCCCACGCCGGCCGACGTGCTCGTCTCGTGGCTGCCGCTGTACCACGACATGGGGCTCATCGGCGGCCTCCTCTCGGCCGTCTCCTACCCCGGCCCGGCGGTGCTCATCCCCCCCGAGCACTTCCTCGCCCGCCCCGCGCTCTGGCCGCGCGCCATCTCGCGCCACCGCGGGACGATCTGCGCCGCGCCCAGCTTCGCCTTCGCCTACGCCGAGGCCCGCGTGCGCGACCGGGAGCTCGAGGGCGTGGACCTCTCCTCCTGGCGCGTGGCGCTCGACGGCGCCGAGCCGGTCTCGGCGGAGGCGCTCCGGCGCTTCGCCGCCCGCTTCGCGCGCCACGGCCTCGACCCGCGCGCGCTCCGCCCGGTGTACGGCCTCTCCGAGGCGGCGCTGGCGGTCACCTTCTCCGACGGCGGCTGGCCCCCGCGCACGCTCCGGCTCGACCCGCTGCGGCTCGCGCGCGAGGGGGTGGTGGCGCCCGGCGATCGCGAGGTGGCGAGCGTGGGGCGGCCCATCCCCGGGGCGGAGGTGGAGGTGCGCGGGCCCGACGGCGCGCCGCTCCCGGAGCGGCGGCTCGGCCGGATCTTCGCGCGGGGCCCCTCGCTGATGCGGGGCTACCTCGGGGACGAGGCGGCCACGGCGCGCGCCCTCGCCGGCGGCTGGCTCGACACCGGCGACCTCGGCTTCGCCTGCGAGGGCGAGCTCTACGTGCACGGCCGCGCCAAGGACGTGGTCATCGTCCGCGGCGCCAACCACGCGCCGGAGGAGTTCGAGGCCTGCCTCGCCGGCCTGCCCGGGCTCCGCGCCGGCTGCGCGGTGGCGGTGGGCCACGCGCCCGACGGCGGCGACGGCGAGGAGCTCCTCATCCTGGCCGAGCTGGAGCGGGCCGACGCCCCGCCTCGCGCGTCGCCCTCGCCGCCTGGTCCCGCGCCGTCTCACGAGGTTCCCCCTCCCCGCCGCGCGGGGAGGGCCGGGGAGGGGCCCGGCGCCCGCGCGGATCTGGAGGCCACCATCCGCCGCGCCCTCCTCGAGCGCACCGGCGTCTCCCCGCACGCGGTGATCCTGCTCCCGCCCGGCGCGCTCCCCCGCACCTCCTCGGGAAAGCTCCGGCGCGGCGAGGCGCTGCGCCGCCACCTCGCCGGCGAGCTCTCCCCGCCCGCCCCGGTGACGCCGCTCGCCCTCGCCAGGGCCTTCTCCCGCTCCGCGCTCGCCTACGCGCGCGCCCGGCTCGCCCCGGTCCGCGCGGCCGCCCCGAGCCACCCCGGTGAGCCGCCCGCGTGA
- a CDS encoding GFA family protein gives MRYEGGCHCGNLKVRFETALDAGRVPLRACGCTFCRRHGATWTSDPAGSLEVRVGDPQLLSRYRFGLGTSEFLLCRRCGVPVAAVCELDGATYAALNANALDDRGRLTQAPLPVDYDGETAEDRLARRRRAWTPARVG, from the coding sequence ATGCGCTACGAGGGCGGGTGTCACTGCGGGAACCTGAAGGTGCGCTTCGAGACGGCGCTCGACGCCGGGCGCGTCCCGCTGCGCGCCTGCGGCTGCACGTTCTGCCGCCGCCACGGCGCGACCTGGACCTCGGATCCGGCGGGATCGCTCGAGGTGCGGGTGGGCGACCCGCAGCTCCTCTCGCGCTATCGGTTCGGCCTCGGCACCTCGGAGTTCCTCCTCTGCCGGCGCTGCGGCGTGCCGGTCGCCGCGGTCTGCGAGCTCGACGGCGCCACCTACGCCGCCCTGAACGCGAACGCGCTCGACGACCGGGGCCGCCTCACGCAGGCGCCGCTGCCGGTGGACTACGACGGCGAGACCGCCGAGGACCGGCTCGCGCGCAGGCGGAGGGCGTGGACGCCGGCGCGGGTGGGGTGA
- a CDS encoding NAD(P)H-dependent glycerol-3-phosphate dehydrogenase: MRATVLGAGSWGTALASVLGGKGVPVTLWGRDAEVVQAITRDHENARYLPGIKLPAAIGATTDLARALEGAELVVLAVPSHAIRQVVIEAKRHLHAGVPIVSAAKGIEVETHMTMNEVLEDVLPVPMHPYLCFLGGPSFAKEVARNLPTAVTIAGRWERITRGVQAVFHTQTFRPYTSTDITGCEIGGCVKNVIAIAAGLSDGMGYGGNARAALITRGLTEITRLAVRKGANPLTLSGLAGMGDLVLTCSSDLSRNRRVGFGLGQGRKLEEIQRELGQVAEGVLNARSVHELALKARVDMPITQMVFRLVHESYPPQQAVTDLMMREIKSEI; encoded by the coding sequence ATGCGCGCGACGGTACTGGGAGCGGGTTCGTGGGGCACGGCGCTGGCGAGCGTCCTGGGCGGAAAGGGCGTCCCGGTGACGCTCTGGGGCCGCGACGCGGAGGTGGTCCAGGCCATCACCCGCGACCACGAGAACGCGCGCTACCTCCCCGGCATCAAGCTCCCCGCCGCCATCGGCGCCACCACCGATCTGGCGCGGGCGCTCGAGGGGGCGGAGCTGGTGGTCCTGGCCGTGCCGTCGCACGCCATCCGGCAGGTGGTCATCGAGGCGAAGCGCCACCTCCACGCCGGCGTCCCCATCGTCTCGGCGGCGAAGGGGATCGAGGTCGAGACCCACATGACGATGAACGAGGTGCTCGAGGACGTGCTGCCCGTCCCCATGCACCCGTACCTCTGCTTCCTGGGCGGGCCGTCCTTCGCGAAGGAGGTGGCGCGCAACCTGCCCACCGCCGTCACCATCGCCGGCCGCTGGGAGCGGATCACCCGCGGCGTGCAGGCGGTCTTCCACACCCAGACCTTCCGCCCCTACACCTCCACCGACATCACCGGCTGCGAGATCGGCGGCTGCGTGAAGAACGTCATCGCCATCGCCGCCGGCCTCTCCGACGGCATGGGGTACGGCGGCAACGCCCGCGCCGCCCTCATCACCCGCGGCCTCACCGAGATCACCCGGCTCGCCGTGCGCAAGGGGGCGAACCCGCTCACGCTCTCCGGCCTCGCCGGCATGGGCGACCTCGTGCTCACCTGCTCCTCCGACCTCTCCCGCAACCGGCGGGTCGGCTTCGGGCTCGGGCAGGGGCGCAAGCTCGAGGAGATCCAGCGCGAGCTGGGCCAGGTGGCGGAGGGCGTCCTCAACGCCCGCAGCGTCCACGAGCTCGCGCTCAAGGCCCGGGTGGACATGCCCATCACGCAGATGGTGTTCCGGCTCGTGCACGAGAGCTACCCGCCGCAGCAGGCGGTGACCGACCTCATGATGCGGGAGATCAAGAGCGAGATCTGA
- a CDS encoding NAD(P)/FAD-dependent oxidoreductase, translating to MRDVLVIGGGPAGLAAAIAAAARGLSVEVLERRALPADKPCGEGILPAGVAALGALGALPRLDRASVSPVRAIRWLDESGARAEARLRGAGGLGVRRTALSAALLDRARHLGVAVREGCEVRAHRREPDGVTLETSDGERRGRLLVAADGLASPVRAREGWDLPGPERRRFGVRRHLARAPWSDAVEVHFADGAEAYVTPAGPGRVGVALLFEEDAPHAFERLLTRFPALGDRLAGAPFETPAAGAGPLERRASRVCADRLVLLGDAAGYVDALTGEGLSLAFDAALALGRCLPEALARDGARAALRPWEREVRSRWRRYQAITRLVLAVSRRPPLRRRAIALLGASPQLFGALVHSAIG from the coding sequence GTGAGGGACGTGCTCGTCATCGGCGGCGGCCCGGCCGGCCTCGCGGCCGCCATCGCCGCCGCGGCGCGGGGGCTCTCGGTCGAGGTGCTCGAGCGGCGTGCCCTCCCGGCCGACAAGCCGTGCGGGGAGGGGATCCTGCCGGCCGGCGTCGCCGCCCTCGGGGCGCTCGGCGCGCTGCCGCGGCTCGATCGCGCGTCGGTCTCCCCGGTCCGCGCCATCCGCTGGCTCGACGAGAGCGGCGCCCGGGCCGAGGCGCGGCTCCGCGGCGCGGGCGGCCTGGGCGTCCGGCGCACCGCGCTCTCGGCGGCCCTCCTCGACCGGGCGCGCCACCTCGGGGTGGCCGTCCGCGAGGGGTGCGAGGTGCGCGCCCACCGGCGGGAGCCGGACGGCGTCACCCTGGAGACGAGCGACGGCGAGCGCCGGGGCCGCCTGCTGGTCGCCGCGGACGGGCTCGCCTCGCCGGTCCGCGCCCGCGAGGGCTGGGACCTCCCCGGACCCGAGCGGCGCCGCTTCGGGGTGCGCCGGCACCTGGCGCGCGCCCCCTGGAGCGACGCGGTGGAGGTGCACTTCGCCGACGGGGCCGAGGCCTACGTGACCCCCGCGGGGCCGGGGCGGGTCGGGGTGGCGCTCCTCTTCGAGGAGGACGCGCCCCACGCCTTCGAGCGGCTCCTGACGCGCTTCCCCGCCCTCGGCGACCGGCTCGCCGGCGCGCCCTTCGAGACGCCCGCCGCGGGCGCCGGGCCGCTCGAGCGGCGGGCGTCACGGGTCTGCGCCGACCGGCTGGTGCTCCTCGGCGACGCCGCCGGCTACGTGGACGCCCTCACCGGCGAGGGGCTGTCGCTCGCCTTCGACGCCGCCCTCGCGCTCGGCCGCTGCCTGCCGGAGGCGCTCGCCCGGGACGGCGCCCGGGCGGCCCTGCGCCCGTGGGAGCGCGAGGTGCGGTCGCGCTGGCGCCGGTACCAGGCGATCACCCGCCTGGTGCTCGCCGTCTCGCGCCGCCCGCCGCTGCGCCGGCGCGCCATCGCCCTGCTCGGCGCGAGCCCCCAACTTTTCGGTGCCCTGGTCCATTCGGCCATCGGGTAG
- a CDS encoding M3 family metallopeptidase, with amino-acid sequence MLESTPEAFTASCRADLDLARRAAEEFRASPGRLSPEEALRRYDAAFGQLGEAAARASLCRNVHPDPALREAAERCEVEVDAAATELALDRGLYDALLAVPTEGLDPATRYLVERGLRDFRRAGVDRDEATRARVRELRDELTRIGQEFGRNIKDDVRRLPVRPEELDGLPEDFRRAHPPGPTGEVTLTTDNTDYVPVVTYCRSPRVREALWRLYRLRGHPANLEVLSRLLSRRAELARLLGHATWADYATADKMIGSEEAAAAFIERIAAAAEGRMRRDFAQLLERKRADDPAAAEVNGWDSTFLQERVKAERYGFDAQEIRPYFEYGRVKQGVLDVTARLFGLTYRPVPGAPRWHEEVEVFDVLEGGRPMGRIYLDMHPREGKYKHYAQFTARSGVAGQRLPEGVLVCNFPRPGKEPALLEHGDVRTFFHEFGHLLHHVLGGHVRWAAQSGVATEWDFVEAPSQLLEEWIWDPATLATFARHVETGRPVPAELLARARAADEYGKGLWVRQQMFYAALSLELHRRDPAALDPTRVVAELQERYTPFRHVDGTFFHASFGHLDGYSAIYYTYMWSMVIAKDLFTAFDPANLLDPAPARRYRDAVLAPGGTKKAAALVQDFLGRDTRFDAYAAWLEAG; translated from the coding sequence ATGCTCGAATCGACCCCCGAGGCCTTCACCGCCTCCTGCCGCGCCGACCTCGACCTCGCCCGCCGCGCCGCCGAGGAGTTCCGCGCCTCGCCGGGCCGCCTCTCCCCCGAGGAGGCCCTGCGCCGCTACGACGCCGCCTTCGGCCAGCTCGGCGAGGCGGCCGCCCGCGCCAGCCTCTGCCGCAACGTCCACCCCGACCCGGCGCTGCGCGAGGCGGCCGAGCGATGCGAGGTCGAGGTGGACGCCGCCGCGACCGAGCTCGCCCTCGACCGCGGCCTCTACGACGCGCTGCTCGCCGTCCCGACCGAGGGGCTCGACCCGGCCACCCGCTACCTCGTCGAGCGCGGCCTGCGCGACTTCCGCCGCGCCGGCGTGGACCGGGACGAGGCCACCCGCGCCCGGGTCCGGGAGCTGCGCGACGAGCTCACCCGCATCGGCCAGGAGTTCGGGCGCAACATCAAGGACGACGTGCGCCGGCTGCCGGTGCGACCCGAGGAGCTCGACGGGCTCCCCGAGGACTTCCGCCGCGCCCACCCGCCGGGCCCCACCGGCGAGGTGACGCTCACCACCGACAACACCGACTACGTCCCGGTGGTCACCTACTGCCGGAGCCCCCGGGTGCGCGAGGCGCTCTGGCGGCTCTACCGGCTGCGCGGCCACCCGGCCAACCTCGAGGTCCTCTCGCGCCTGCTCTCGCGCCGGGCCGAGCTGGCGCGGCTCCTCGGCCACGCCACCTGGGCCGACTACGCCACCGCCGACAAGATGATCGGCAGCGAGGAGGCCGCGGCCGCGTTCATCGAGCGCATCGCCGCCGCGGCCGAGGGCCGGATGCGGCGCGACTTCGCCCAGCTCCTCGAGCGCAAGCGGGCCGACGACCCGGCCGCCGCCGAGGTGAACGGCTGGGACTCGACCTTCCTGCAGGAGCGGGTCAAGGCCGAGCGCTACGGCTTCGACGCCCAGGAGATCCGGCCCTACTTCGAGTACGGCCGGGTGAAGCAGGGGGTGCTCGACGTCACCGCCCGGCTCTTCGGGCTCACCTACCGTCCCGTCCCTGGCGCCCCGCGCTGGCACGAGGAGGTCGAGGTCTTCGACGTGCTCGAGGGCGGCCGCCCGATGGGCCGCATCTACCTCGACATGCACCCCCGCGAAGGCAAGTACAAGCACTACGCCCAGTTCACCGCCCGCTCCGGCGTCGCCGGGCAGCGGCTGCCGGAGGGGGTGCTGGTCTGCAACTTCCCGCGCCCGGGGAAGGAGCCGGCGCTCCTCGAGCACGGCGACGTGCGCACCTTCTTCCACGAGTTCGGCCACCTGCTCCACCACGTCCTCGGCGGCCACGTGCGCTGGGCCGCGCAGAGCGGCGTCGCCACCGAGTGGGACTTCGTGGAGGCGCCGTCGCAGCTCCTAGAGGAGTGGATCTGGGACCCCGCCACCCTCGCCACCTTCGCGCGCCACGTGGAGACCGGCCGCCCAGTCCCGGCCGAGCTGCTCGCGCGGGCGCGGGCGGCCGACGAGTACGGCAAGGGGCTCTGGGTGCGGCAGCAGATGTTCTACGCCGCGCTCTCGCTCGAGCTGCACCGGCGCGACCCCGCCGCCCTCGACCCCACGCGCGTGGTGGCCGAGCTGCAGGAGCGCTACACGCCCTTCCGGCACGTGGACGGCACCTTCTTCCACGCCTCCTTCGGCCACCTCGACGGCTACTCGGCCATCTACTACACGTACATGTGGTCGATGGTCATCGCGAAGGACCTCTTCACCGCCTTCGACCCCGCGAACCTGCTCGACCCCGCGCCGGCCCGCCGCTACCGCGACGCGGTGCTCGCGCCCGGCGGCACCAAGAAGGCGGCGGCGCTGGTGCAGGACTTCCTCGGCCGCGACACCCGCTTCGACGCCTACGCGGCCTGGCTCGAGGCCGGGTAG
- a CDS encoding ferredoxin reductase domain-containing protein, which translates to MESSTGGLSQLPHPGGPAGEPEAAEPRKRIKELEVMVAEVVVETPDAATLVLFTGNDRLWYEPGHFLTIDPHQFEALERFIDFFEEHKGRREPARAYSLTSAPHERYLAITVKEERYQRGVTRYPPLLSPLLVKRTTRGMRLLVTGFTGPYVLPRRVEEVTDHVVHLVAGSGAVPNFSILKHALRCHPRLRHTFVYSNKTWRDVIFREPLAALAREHPDRLRVVHTLTREARDPARAAAPGAPPGEGARGVPEVRHGRVTADLLRELVPDPSACLVYACGPGIGPWERLAARERGEAPRPRFLEAAAEALAELGVPRDRIKRESYG; encoded by the coding sequence ATGGAGTCCTCGACCGGCGGCCTCTCCCAGCTCCCGCACCCCGGCGGCCCCGCCGGCGAGCCCGAGGCCGCCGAGCCCCGCAAGCGGATCAAGGAGCTCGAGGTGATGGTGGCCGAGGTGGTGGTGGAGACGCCCGACGCCGCCACCCTCGTCCTCTTCACCGGCAACGACCGGCTCTGGTACGAGCCCGGGCACTTCCTCACCATCGACCCGCACCAGTTCGAGGCGCTGGAGCGGTTCATCGACTTCTTCGAGGAGCACAAGGGGCGGCGGGAGCCGGCGCGGGCCTACTCGCTCACCTCGGCGCCGCACGAGCGGTACCTCGCCATCACGGTGAAGGAGGAGCGCTACCAGCGCGGCGTCACCAGGTACCCGCCGCTCCTGTCGCCGCTCCTCGTGAAGCGGACCACGCGCGGGATGCGGCTCCTCGTCACCGGCTTCACCGGCCCGTACGTCCTGCCGCGGCGGGTGGAGGAGGTGACCGACCACGTGGTCCACCTCGTCGCCGGGTCGGGCGCGGTGCCCAACTTCTCCATCCTGAAGCACGCGCTCCGGTGCCACCCGCGCCTGCGCCACACCTTCGTCTACTCGAACAAGACCTGGCGCGACGTCATCTTCCGCGAGCCCCTCGCCGCGCTCGCCCGCGAGCACCCGGACCGGCTGCGGGTGGTGCACACGCTCACGCGCGAGGCCCGGGATCCCGCCCGCGCGGCGGCGCCCGGAGCACCTCCCGGGGAGGGGGCCCGCGGCGTCCCCGAGGTCCGCCACGGCCGCGTCACCGCCGACCTCCTCCGCGAGCTCGTCCCCGACCCCTCCGCCTGCCTGGTCTACGCCTGCGGCCCCGGGATCGGCCCCTGGGAGCGGCTCGCCGCCCGCGAGCGCGGGGAGGCGCCGCGCCCCCGCTTCCTGGAGGCGGCCGCCGAGGCGCTCGCCGAGCTCGGCGTCCCGCGCGACAGGATCAAGCGGGAGTCCTACGGTTAG